One Gammaproteobacteria bacterium genomic region harbors:
- the ruvX gene encoding Holliday junction resolvase RuvX, which produces MSNITVLGFDFGMKHIGVAVGQTITRTANPLTSLKAINGIPKWDEIAKIITTWNARALVIGIPLNMDGTEQPITAAAKKFGNRLEAQFKLPVHRVDERLTTVEAKQQLFDLSGYKALDKTAIDSYSAKLILESWLQSQASRLEL; this is translated from the coding sequence TTGTCCAATATTACAGTGCTTGGTTTTGATTTTGGCATGAAACACATTGGTGTAGCGGTAGGGCAAACAATCACACGCACTGCAAATCCTCTTACTAGCCTAAAAGCCATAAATGGCATCCCCAAATGGGATGAAATTGCAAAAATTATCACCACCTGGAACGCTCGAGCACTGGTCATCGGAATTCCACTCAATATGGATGGCACTGAACAGCCCATCACAGCCGCAGCAAAAAAATTCGGCAATCGACTAGAGGCCCAATTCAAATTACCCGTGCATCGCGTTGACGAACGCCTCACCACAGTTGAAGCCAAACAACAATTATTTGACTTATCAGGCTATAAGGCCCTCGACAAAACCGCTATCGACAGCTATTCTGCCAAACTCATCCTAGAAAGCTGGTTACAATCTCAGGCGTCGCGTCTTGAGTTGTGA
- a CDS encoding cytochrome P450, translating to MQKIKLDFYDPDFIADPYPTYQLIQEKEPVYQDDSGVIYLTKYQDVVALLTNKNTSRRPPHHFKTLTQEQLRENDMDAFLMNWLIFQDPPKHTQMRQFFAKAINPKFIRARADTISALSEHLLQSLKKRDQFDIVSEFAGPLSLAVVCDLSGLPPHENQFIKLYSDTITQNLDTGSSDKVYSIQTLLPTLRQFFHDYLADYKNNPQSNFLSYVIENNALMEEPLNDTQIADATTFIVFSAHETTRLAISLSIYSLLRHPDQIELLKNHPNLITQAVEECLRYETPFNKLSRWTTAPVTINETEIPENTLVVPLLNAANRDPEIFDDPHRLNIKREQLNLAFGKGIHTCLGSVLGRLETEIALQQFIKILPEAKLVPNQTAWGNITSLRYITRLMIQNSQ from the coding sequence ATGCAAAAAATTAAACTTGATTTTTATGACCCTGATTTTATCGCCGACCCTTACCCCACTTATCAACTTATTCAAGAAAAAGAACCTGTTTACCAAGATGACAGCGGTGTTATTTATCTAACCAAATACCAAGACGTGGTTGCTTTATTAACGAATAAAAACACCTCACGAAGACCACCGCATCATTTCAAGACACTCACTCAAGAGCAATTACGTGAGAATGATATGGATGCCTTTTTGATGAACTGGCTAATATTTCAAGACCCGCCAAAACACACCCAAATGCGCCAATTTTTCGCTAAAGCCATCAATCCTAAATTTATTCGTGCCCGTGCTGATACAATTTCAGCCTTATCTGAACATTTACTACAGTCACTAAAAAAACGTGATCAATTTGATATTGTATCTGAATTCGCTGGGCCTCTCAGCTTGGCTGTAGTATGCGATCTTAGTGGATTACCGCCACACGAAAATCAATTTATTAAATTATATTCTGATACCATTACTCAAAATCTGGATACCGGCTCATCTGATAAGGTTTATAGCATACAAACATTACTTCCTACTTTAAGACAATTTTTTCACGACTATCTAGCGGATTATAAAAATAATCCTCAAAGTAACTTTTTATCCTACGTGATAGAAAATAATGCTTTAATGGAAGAGCCTCTAAATGATACTCAAATAGCAGACGCAACAACCTTTATAGTATTTTCGGCACATGAAACCACCCGACTGGCTATCAGTTTATCAATCTATAGTCTTTTACGTCATCCTGATCAAATCGAATTATTAAAAAATCACCCCAACCTCATAACTCAAGCTGTAGAAGAATGTTTACGCTATGAAACCCCTTTCAATAAGTTATCTCGTTGGACCACAGCCCCAGTGACCATTAATGAAACTGAAATACCTGAAAATACCCTCGTTGTGCCTCTTTTAAATGCTGCCAATCGAGACCCTGAAATTTTTGACGATCCTCATCGCCTCAATATAAAAAGAGAACAATTAAATTTAGCCTTTGGAAAAGGGATACACACTTGTTTAGGCTCTGTACTTGGAAGACTTGAAACTGAGATTGCCCTACAGCAATTTATTAAAATTTTACCTGAAGCAAAATTAGTTCCAAATCAAACTGCATGGGGGAACATTACAAGCTTGAGATATATCACTCGATTAATGATACAAAATTCACAGTAA
- a CDS encoding phosphoenolpyruvate carboxykinase — MRELSAPTVYKDLSVAELGELALKLGEVSPCLNGAYVATTGSRTGRSPKDRYLVKDSLTENTVDWGEINQPIDPALFAKLWSRVTEYLEDKDTFESNLSVGSDHRYSLPIKVITEYAWHAIFAQHMFIRAQERESIEHPQWTILSAPGFSTDPARDGVRSEASLIINFTERKVLLAGLRYAGEMKKAMFSVMNFLLPPKGVLPMHCAANVGQDGDVALFFGLSGTGKTTLSADPDRFLIGDDEHGWSENGVFNFEGGCYAKCINLSQEREPLIWDAIRDGAIMENVVLKDDGQPDYADDRYTQNSRAAYPLEHIEKRVIANQAGEPTAVIFLTCDLYGVLPPISLLSKEQAAYHFLSGYTALVGSTEVGSTAAIKETFSRCFGAPFFPRPASVYAELLMHRLDQSGAQVYLINTGWSRGGYGKGGERFSIPTTRAVVSAAVSGELKIEDTVLLPGFNLRIPTSVKGVDPDLLNPSLNWKDQNEYQQNLQELINRFVGNFKKFTVSEAILKAGPVISE; from the coding sequence ATGAGAGAATTATCAGCACCCACTGTATACAAAGATTTATCGGTGGCGGAATTGGGTGAATTGGCGTTAAAACTGGGTGAAGTATCGCCTTGTCTTAATGGGGCGTACGTCGCAACAACGGGCAGCCGTACGGGACGTTCGCCAAAAGACCGCTATTTGGTCAAGGATTCCCTGACGGAAAACACAGTAGATTGGGGTGAAATCAATCAACCCATTGACCCTGCCCTTTTTGCAAAATTATGGTCGCGCGTGACGGAATATCTTGAAGATAAAGATACGTTTGAATCGAATTTGTCAGTGGGGTCAGATCATCGTTATTCATTACCTATTAAAGTGATTACCGAATATGCATGGCATGCAATATTTGCTCAACATATGTTCATTCGAGCTCAAGAAAGAGAAAGCATTGAACATCCACAATGGACAATTCTCAGTGCGCCTGGATTTAGTACAGATCCAGCGCGTGATGGTGTGAGAAGTGAAGCTTCTTTAATTATTAATTTTACTGAGCGGAAAGTTTTGTTAGCAGGTCTTCGTTATGCCGGTGAAATGAAAAAAGCCATGTTTTCTGTGATGAATTTTTTGTTGCCACCTAAAGGTGTTCTTCCTATGCACTGTGCTGCGAATGTTGGCCAAGACGGTGATGTGGCGTTGTTTTTTGGATTATCTGGAACGGGGAAAACGACGTTATCTGCTGACCCAGATCGTTTTTTAATTGGTGACGACGAGCACGGCTGGAGTGAAAATGGAGTATTCAATTTCGAAGGTGGTTGCTACGCCAAGTGTATTAATTTGTCACAAGAGAGAGAGCCGTTAATTTGGGATGCTATTCGTGATGGCGCCATCATGGAAAATGTCGTATTAAAAGATGATGGTCAACCTGATTATGCAGATGATCGATATACTCAAAATAGTCGGGCAGCTTATCCACTTGAGCATATTGAAAAACGTGTGATTGCAAATCAAGCGGGTGAGCCAACGGCAGTGATTTTTTTAACGTGCGATCTTTACGGCGTGTTGCCTCCCATTTCGCTCTTGAGTAAAGAGCAAGCCGCTTATCACTTTTTGAGTGGGTACACCGCATTGGTTGGAAGTACTGAAGTGGGCAGCACAGCAGCAATTAAAGAAACGTTCAGTCGATGTTTTGGGGCGCCTTTCTTTCCGCGACCAGCTAGCGTTTACGCTGAATTGTTGATGCATCGCCTTGATCAGAGCGGTGCTCAGGTATATTTAATTAATACCGGCTGGTCTCGCGGTGGTTATGGAAAAGGTGGAGAGCGTTTTTCAATTCCAACAACTCGTGCCGTTGTGAGTGCAGCAGTGAGTGGTGAATTAAAGATAGAAGACACGGTTTTGTTGCCGGGTTTTAATTTGCGAATTCCTACATCGGTGAAGGGAGTGGATCCAGATTTGTTGAATCCTTCATTAAATTGGAAAGATCAAAATGAATATCAGCAAAATTTGCAAGAGTTGATTAATCGGTTTGTGGGGAATTTCAAAAAGTTCACCGTTTCTGAAGCGATTTTAAAAGCGGGGCCAGTTATTTCAGAATAA
- a CDS encoding YggT family protein, with protein MSTIIASLWSLLDTVFSFYIMLLLLRLLLQKLHANYYNPLCQFVIRITTPAVKALQHWLPTWRGIDFAVLVVIVTLTVMKFIFMGWMLFSSSPRLSGIIVWCLGDLLQNVFHLFIYLIIGRVILSWIQNAQLAPVLEAIYKLTEPSLRPVRRLIPPIGGHDLSPLFLILALQLLVILIASPLEGYGQLLAFQIRPPASLG; from the coding sequence ATGTCGACAATTATTGCCTCTTTATGGTCTTTATTAGACACCGTTTTTTCGTTTTACATCATGTTACTTTTGTTGCGATTATTGCTGCAAAAATTGCACGCAAATTATTATAATCCTCTTTGTCAGTTTGTAATTCGTATTACGACACCTGCAGTTAAAGCGTTGCAGCACTGGTTGCCTACTTGGCGAGGAATCGATTTTGCAGTGCTCGTTGTTATTGTGACTTTAACAGTAATGAAATTTATTTTTATGGGATGGATGCTATTTTCCAGCTCGCCTCGTTTATCAGGGATTATCGTGTGGTGTCTTGGCGATTTACTACAAAATGTATTCCACTTATTTATTTATCTAATCATTGGTCGAGTGATTTTATCCTGGATTCAAAATGCGCAACTAGCTCCCGTTTTGGAAGCGATTTATAAACTAACGGAACCTAGTTTAAGGCCTGTGAGACGATTAATCCCGCCCATAGGAGGTCATGATTTATCTCCCTTGTTTTTAATTCTCGCTTTACAGCTGCTGGTTATTTTGATTGCATCACCTTTGGAGGGCTATGGGCAGCTGCTCGCTTTCCAGATTAGGCCGCCAGCATCTCTCGGTTAA
- the proC gene encoding pyrroline-5-carboxylate reductase codes for MDGRKIAFIGAGNMGANLIAGLINDGYDPQKIYASSPDVAGLQKLSEHLNIHISTDNKSIAAVTDVIVLCVKPQIISVVIEELAQTIQERQLLVISIAAGVRAELIQKKLGFNCAIVRCMPNIAALVRSAATGLFANENTSEIQREIAETLLRSVGVTVWVDDESKLDAVTALSGSGPAYFFLLIEAMQEAATKLGLSEGEASLLSLQTALGAARLALESSDSVIMLREQVTSPGGTTEQAIKTLESGSLRKLVYDAMTAAAVRARELSEGLK; via the coding sequence ATGGACGGACGAAAAATTGCGTTTATTGGTGCAGGAAATATGGGGGCCAATTTAATTGCTGGACTCATAAATGATGGATATGATCCTCAGAAAATTTATGCTTCTTCGCCTGATGTTGCTGGTTTGCAAAAGCTCTCAGAACATCTCAATATTCATATTTCAACTGATAATAAATCAATTGCAGCAGTGACTGATGTGATTGTTTTGTGTGTGAAACCGCAAATAATTTCTGTTGTTATTGAAGAGCTTGCTCAGACAATTCAGGAACGCCAGTTGTTGGTGATTTCAATTGCTGCTGGTGTCAGAGCGGAGCTTATTCAAAAAAAACTCGGATTCAATTGTGCAATTGTTCGATGCATGCCTAATATCGCTGCGTTGGTTCGTAGTGCTGCCACTGGCTTATTCGCGAATGAGAATACGTCTGAAATACAAAGAGAGATAGCAGAAACATTATTGCGATCGGTTGGTGTCACCGTTTGGGTTGATGATGAATCTAAATTAGATGCAGTGACAGCGTTGTCGGGTAGTGGTCCCGCTTATTTCTTTTTGTTAATTGAAGCGATGCAAGAAGCCGCTACTAAATTAGGACTTTCGGAAGGTGAGGCGAGTTTGCTCAGTTTACAAACGGCGCTAGGCGCAGCAAGATTAGCCTTGGAAAGTTCTGATTCTGTGATAATGTTACGTGAACAAGTGACTTCACCAGGAGGCACTACAGAGCAAGCTATCAAGACTCTGGAATCAGGAAGTTTGCGAAAATTGGTTTATGATGCAATGACGGCTGCGGCTGTTCGTGCACGAGAATTATCTGAAGGTTTAAAGTAG
- a CDS encoding outer membrane beta-barrel protein produces the protein MSMNQAKIATSVLFALSSGTALAQDFHKGFYIGLNSGASFVTGQTNSELITGVNFINPVSSTTRYRDEDSARGYNGGISLGWNFYADREYVYGIELSGNAFSNTANQTFWNFTPDAGLPDLINFQESWKIRYTVDLTFKPGVLISDSAELYGILGVSTAKLKTKLKNLVPALAGSSPLTFNDSKDVYGFVLGAGAHKQLCNHFGLFTSYQYTYYGSKHLSDGVEGNPSNGNDNFQNFIKHRKLRVDTNVFKIGLVYTF, from the coding sequence ATGTCCATGAATCAGGCTAAGATAGCCACATCTGTTCTTTTTGCATTATCATCCGGTACCGCTTTAGCTCAAGATTTCCACAAAGGTTTCTACATTGGCCTCAATTCTGGCGCTTCATTCGTTACAGGACAAACAAATAGCGAATTAATCACGGGAGTGAATTTTATAAATCCAGTGAGTTCAACCACTCGGTATCGCGATGAAGACAGCGCCCGAGGTTACAATGGTGGAATATCACTAGGCTGGAATTTCTATGCTGATCGTGAATATGTATACGGAATAGAATTGAGCGGTAATGCATTCTCAAATACTGCTAATCAAACCTTCTGGAATTTCACACCAGATGCTGGGTTACCTGATCTTATTAATTTCCAAGAAAGTTGGAAGATAAGATATACAGTTGATCTCACATTTAAACCAGGTGTACTGATCTCCGACTCAGCTGAACTGTACGGAATTCTTGGCGTTTCGACAGCGAAATTAAAAACCAAACTTAAAAATCTTGTTCCTGCATTAGCTGGATCGAGTCCATTGACATTTAATGATAGCAAAGATGTATACGGGTTTGTGTTAGGTGCTGGGGCGCATAAACAACTGTGTAATCACTTTGGGTTATTCACTTCTTACCAATATACTTATTACGGCAGCAAACATTTATCTGACGGCGTCGAAGGAAACCCATCAAATGGAAACGATAATTTCCAAAACTTCATTAAGCATCGCAAACTTCGAGTCGATACCAACGTATTCAAAATTGGTTTAGTCTACACATTTTAA
- a CDS encoding YqgE/AlgH family protein — translation MSKKPAESLKNKLLIKTPDLDDSIFSKSVAYIFEDNDNGSMGIVINKPMEITLASILEHLEIPADNPDFNNYPVLRGGPVAPEHGFIIHREKILGQGLLTDPANNLIISASKQDLITFPQASFSNMLITLGYAGWSKGQLWDEIKENSWLVAPLDIKILFEVPYEDRWNAAAASIGLEFSRFVSEAGHA, via the coding sequence ATGAGTAAGAAACCAGCAGAATCGCTTAAAAACAAACTTCTCATAAAAACGCCAGATTTGGACGATTCGATATTTTCAAAATCAGTCGCTTATATCTTTGAAGACAACGACAATGGATCCATGGGGATTGTGATCAATAAACCAATGGAAATTACCTTGGCCAGTATTCTGGAGCATCTCGAAATTCCCGCTGATAATCCTGACTTCAACAATTATCCCGTTCTTCGTGGTGGCCCTGTAGCACCCGAACATGGTTTCATTATTCACCGAGAAAAAATTCTGGGACAAGGACTTCTCACAGACCCAGCTAACAACCTCATCATTTCTGCTTCAAAACAAGATCTCATTACTTTTCCTCAAGCGTCTTTCAGCAACATGCTCATCACTTTAGGCTATGCAGGCTGGAGCAAAGGGCAATTATGGGACGAAATCAAAGAAAACTCTTGGCTTGTTGCACCTTTAGATATCAAAATTTTGTTTGAAGTCCCCTATGAAGATCGCTGGAACGCAGCAGCAGCCTCAATTGGATTAGAATTCAGCCGTTTTGTTTCTGAAGCCGGTCATGCATAA